tttaaagGTAAACTTGaggtgtaagggtgtcaattgtactcaaaaacccattgatgtcatcctgaaatcactataatgagcacattcacttaacaTTTAGTTTTAGACACTACACCATATATTGGCTATTGCAAGCCCAAAAAAACGTTGTATTAGGGGTCGAATGTGTTGCAATATCATCTATTGTAACATTTTATCCAAAATTCGGTGTTGCATTTGCTGCCGTTGTAATAGACCCCTATTGCAACATGTTGTGTGTGTATTGCAACATTTGTCAAGTATTACAATAACCCCATGCTAGAACACTATTGTAACATTTTTAGCATTTTTAGTAACTTTTTTTTAGTGTTACAATATCCTATTGTAACATTTGTCTGCAACATTTATAACCCTGTTGTAATACGTTTTATATTTTAAAGCAACAATTGTATGCAACATTTGAAACCCTATTGTAATACTTTTTAGCTTGCAAGGCAACAGTTGTATGCTACATTTGAAATCctattgtaataatttttttgtttttgGGCAATATTTCTGTGCAACATTTAGACATATATTGGAATACCAGCTGTTACCAGAAATTCAAACATGCATATATTCTCTTGAAAATAATATATCCAACTGCAACTCAAAATAACCAACTAACCAtcaaaataacaaaccaaacatcTAGTTTAAAGTCGAAACAAAGTCGATAAACACCACAAGTCAGAACATCCATAACCAAACATAGTTCAAGTTCAAGGATATAGTCTACTTAATCAGCTAGCTAGTTAACAAGTACATTAAAGTATCCAACCAAAAGTTATTAAACAGCTAGCTAGTAACAGGAAATCACTGAGCATTTATGTCTTCACCCCCCTCACTCTGGCCTTCATCAACATCAGAATATAGCTCTTGAACAGCAATATCATTAAAATCAGGAACTATATCCCCCAATCTGCCTATTACCTTTGACAGTTTCTCCCGAACCTTTTTGTCAATGATCTCCTGCATTTCAGTAAGAAGTTCCTCCTTTATTGACTTTTTCAAATCAGCAACATCAATACTAGCACTAGAACTCTGACTAAATGCTGGCACATCTAGCTTAACAGTTTTCCTCGTTCGGCCTGATCTTCCAATAAGCCAATTCGGTCCATGGGCTGgcttttttgatttcttttctgTGTGAGCACTGTTGTTTGCCCCATGAGAACCATCTTCAATATCATGTTGAGCATGTCCATTTTCATCCTTGTCATCGGTAGGAATTGTAGTCTGCCAAATATTGAGGGATCAGAAAATACAATTAAGTTTAACTAGAGCCGAGcgataatattttttttacaagTGCAAATTTATCAATTTTGTCAAAGTGATCTTTTACCTTGTATTTACGTCCTGGCTTTCGTTTACGAGTTTCAACGTAAACAAGATCCGAGGGAGCTGGTTCTTTAGGTTCGATTTTGTTCTCAGCTTTCTGCCAGCAGAATGGAATTGAAGTCATAACATTAAAAACTATAGAATGAAACTAAGGAAATATAGAATTTGGGATTTCATAAGCACATTAAAAGTTATACTACTACTtatgatttttatttatttattagaccAAGTTCAACCAGAATATATTCAAGACTCCGAAACTACATACATTTTCTTAATAAAAGTAACACCGTGCTTTAAACATGACTTACTATTTTCTCTCCAATTTGCGCAAAACTTGTACGACCAGCTGTGTGTGTTTCTACAATCAAGGCACGATTTTCTGAAGCAGTCTTAGATCGTCTCTGACAATTAAGTGAAGTGAACAAAGTATTAAAAAACAGACTACATAAAAAAAGGTTGAATATTATCTAGTTGAGCGATATCAATTTATATACCTGAATTTCCTCATCCCCCCAGTATTTGAGCAGCACCTTGAATACTTCAGTTGAAACAAAACTAGGCTTATTTTTTAGCCTATCCTCATCATTATCATATTGTAGATAATGATCTTTCTTAACCCGACTTTTGTGCAACCTCCACAAATCATTAATAGTCTGCAGTGTAAAGGTTCTTCCTTCCTCGGGAATGATATATTTTTTCTagtaaatcaattaaaataattagccATATTGTAGAAAATTTTGTATCCAGTGAGATAGACAATAGAAAATTTTGTATTTTACGTTAACAAATTGCCATAGCCTCTCCTTTTCACTTTCAGGATATTTATGCCAACTGATGTAATCAAGTGGCACAGACTCCCTGGCCAAGGTCCCTAAGAAGTTTTTGTATTCAGATAAGACCTTGGGATCGTCTGCCACGGCCTGAAATTCTGAATTCAACTAAAAGAGGATGGTACATTGCAATTTGGGAAAACTTCCTTAATCAACTTAAGCAAATCGCTAAATGCTGACTCACTAAATCCGTGAATACACTTTAGTTGGTAGAGCCTAACTATGAAACTTAATCGAGTGAACTTAAGACACTCAGGATACAAAGGCTGCCCACCCTCCTCAACAAGCCGGTAAAATTTTTTTGCATCGTCATCAAGTCCCTTTCTAACTCCATGTTCACTATCATTATTACAATTCTCATATGTGTTACGTATCATTGCCTCTAACTCATCTGCTAAACCCATACCTATATCACTGTCCATGTTATCATCGACATCATTATTCTTATGGTTTGACACTTCATAAATCCATTCAGTGGACTGTGGACAAACACCATTGCAGATGAGATGTTCCTTTATAACGCTTTCACCATACCAATAACGATTACTACACTTTCTACAAGGACATTTCAACTCATTTCCTGATGCATATTCAGAAAATGCATTTGTAATAAAAGCTTTAACCCCCATCCTATATTTATCACTATATCTTGGAAGTGTTACCCATTTTTCTCCTTCAACATCCATTCTCTACATGATTATTCAAcaaaaaataaattaaacaaaCAAACAGTACTTTATTATGCTTGACAGGTCGTTAACACAAAATATGACAACAAATATTCAAAGAGTTATACTAGCAGGGCATAAACACAAATTTAGAACAAATTCAACTAGCATCATAAAACAGGGCATAAACACAAATTTAAAACAAAAAGCAGAGCTCATAAATTTAAACTAACAAGAAACCCAAAAATTATACTAGATCATAAAAACTCTCAAATAACAGAGCACACACACAAATTTCAGAGCCTTCACACAAATTTCAGtaagaaaaaaatttaaaaatgagtaACAGCAAGAAAAATCTAACCTTCAAATTAAATAACAGCTTTAGCTATTTATAAAAATAACCTTCAAATAACCTGACAAAATGCATGTCAAAAAATAAATGTgggctatatatacatatatatacatataatcaACAACTTCTAATGCAACTTCTATATGAATCAATTTAATCTATAATCGATTTTACCTCTAATCAATTAAATGTATTATACCTCAAATCGATTTTAGGTATCATCAATTTTAACACAAAGATGAgtatcgagagagagagagatgagtatAGAGAGAGATGAgtatcgagagagagagagagagatgagtatAGAGAGAGATGAgtatcgagagagagagagagatgagtaCCTGTGCTGTGAGAGAGCGAGAGAGATAGAATAGCTGTGAGAGGGTGAGAGAGATAGAATAGCTGTGAGTGAGAGAGATAGAATAAATTTTGGTACTAATTTTGCCCGCCAATCTAACCCGCCTAAATATTTCGGTCAATTTGACCAAAAGTGTAACTGCTATTGTAACATATTTTAAACCGTGTTGCAATAGCTTATTtgtttataatattatttaaaaagcATTAAATCACTGCAACACTTTCCTATCTTATGCAACATATTATAAAACATTGCAACAGATAAGCAACTATTTGACCTACAGCAACACTTTATGCAACAGAAATGTACTTGGGGCTTGCAATAGCCAATATATGGTGTAGTgagagcacttatgagtgaggcctaggttgactATCTTAGTTGTAAGATAGTTTAAGATCAATATAGTGTAGGACCTaggtcagggtcaataggaactTGATGGTTTGAAAAAGGCACTTTGAGTTATGAGGTCAATAttaggagttttgactagtttagcataactaagtgacttgagtaagtgtagtgagatcatccaagcttagtgaagcaatatagtgtgttgatgtattattatgtacttaaatgtgttatgtgagcatatgtggctatgtgaactattatgaGGTAATTATAAGCAcgtatgtgtatataggcctaagtgccaatgtgcttaattttggtttataattaggttgagttggtaagaatatattataaagaggttattattattttgtgtaggatCACGAGACGAGGG
Above is a genomic segment from Apium graveolens cultivar Ventura unplaced genomic scaffold, ASM990537v1 ctg4832, whole genome shotgun sequence containing:
- the LOC141702275 gene encoding uncharacterized protein LOC141702275: MDVEGEKWVTLPRYSDKYRMGVKAFITNAFSEYASGNELKCPCRKCSNRYWYGESVIKEHLICNGVCPQSTEWIYEVSNHKNNDVDDNMDSDIGMGLADELEAMIRNTYENCNNDSEHGVRKGLDDDAKKFYRLVEEGGQPLYPECLKFTRLSFIVRLYQLKCIHGFKFQAVADDPKVLSEYKNFLGTLARESVPLDYISWHKYPESEKERLWQFVNKKYIIPEEGRTFTLQTINDLWRLHKSRVKKDHYLQYDNDEDRLKNKPSFVSTEVFKVLLKYWGDEEIQRRSKTASENRALIVETHTAGRTSFAQIGEKIKAENKIEPKEPAPSDLVYVETRKRKPGRKYKTTIPTDDKDENGHAQHDIEDGSHGANNSAHTEKKSKKPAHGPNWLIGRSGRTRKTVKLDVPAFSQSSSASIDVADLKKSIKEELLTEMQEIIDKKVREKLSKVIGRLGDIVPDFNDIAVQELYSDVDEGQSEGGEDINAQ